From Pseudorca crassidens isolate mPseCra1 chromosome 15, mPseCra1.hap1, whole genome shotgun sequence, one genomic window encodes:
- the CSTL1 gene encoding cystatin-like 1, which yields MGAGPWGNPLLLLAALALVARLGQLQQWSGFQESTSPKNVNSTVAFFMETYNNNSDDSYLFRMDQLLRSQVQVRAGVEYLVTVKISRTKCKRNSTNNSWCPIQSKKKLQKSFICDFLVYTVPWMNHYQLWNNSCLDA from the exons ATGGGAGCTGGACCCTGGGGGAACCCTCTGCTGCTGCTGGCGGCCCTGGCCCTGGTGGCCAGGCTGGGTCAATTGCAACAGTGGAGCGGCTTCCAGGAGTCCACGAGCCCAAAGAACGTGAACTCCACCGTCGCCTTCTTCATGGAGACGTACAACAACAACAGCGATGACTCCTACCTGTTCCGCATGGACCAGCTGCTCCGAAGCCAGGTGCAGGTGAGAGCGG GTGTGGAATACCTAGTCACCGTGAAAATTAGCCGGACCAAGTGCAAGAGGAACAGCACGAACAACTCCTGGTGCCCCATTCAGAGCAAGAAGAAGCTGCAGAAG AGTTTCATTTGTGATTTTCTGGTATATACTGTGCCCTGGATGAACCATTACCAGCTGTGGAACAACTCCTGTCTGGATGCCTAG
- the CST11 gene encoding cystatin-11: MARTQQGPRLLLAIMGALVALTYQTRRKTFLSVSEVPASDPVVVTTLDFVTKDFNKKSEDPYNFRIVRVLKVLKRVTDHMEYRINLEMRRTICLKMEENNCSFQEGELYKKIDCFFSVFVIPWFEKYKVLARNCTDG, from the exons ATGGCCAGAACCCAGCAGGGCCCCAGGCTGCTGCTGGCCATCATGGGGGCCCTCGTGGCCCTCACCTACCAAACAAGGAGGAAAACCTTCCTAAGTGTCAGCGAGGTGCCCGCGTCAGATCCTGTCGTGGTGACCACCCTGGACTTCGTGACCAAGGACTTCAACAAGAAGAGCGAGGACCCGTACAACTTCCGGATTGTGCGTGTCCTCAAGGTCCTGAAGAGG GTGACTGACCACATGGAGTATCGCATAAACCTGGAGATGCGGCGGACCATCTGCCTCAAGATGGAGGAGAACAACTGCTCCTTCCAGGAAGGCGAGCTCTACAAG aAAATCGATTGCTTCTTCTCAGTATTTGTTATTCCCTGGTTTGAAAAGTATAAAGTTCTGGCCCGAAACTGCACGGATGGCTAG